One region of Camelina sativa cultivar DH55 chromosome 6, Cs, whole genome shotgun sequence genomic DNA includes:
- the LOC104793343 gene encoding 6,7-dimethyl-8-ribityllumazine synthase, chloroplastic isoform X2, with amino-acid sequence MKSLASPPCLRLIPTAHRQLNSRQSSSACYIHGGASANKSNNLSFSSSASEKELRSSFVQTAAVRHVTGSLIRGEGLRFAIVVARFNEVVTKLLLEGAIETFKKYSVREEDIEVIWVPGSFEIGVVAQNLGKSGKFHAVLCIGAVIRGDTTHYDAVANSAASGVLSAGINSGVPCIFGVLTCEDMDQALNRSGGKAGNKGAETALTALEMASLFEHHLN; translated from the exons ATGAAGTCCTTAGCTTCGCCGCCGTGTCTCCGCCTAATACCGACGGCACACCGTCAGCTCAATTCGCGTCAATCTTCCTCCGCCTGTTATATTCACGGTGGCGCTTCTgcaaacaaatccaataacctCTCATTCTCCTCATCCGCATCCG AGAAGGAACTACGCTCTTCATTCGTACAGACCGCTGCTGTTCGCCATGTTACTGGGTCTCTTATCAGAGGCGAAGGTCTTAGATTTGCCATC GTTGTAGCTCGTTTCAATGAAGTTGTGACTAAGTTGCTTTTGGAAGGAGCGATTGAGACTTTCAAGAAGTATTCAGTCAGAGAAGAAGACATCGAA GTTATTTGGGTTCCTGGCAGCTTTGAGATAGGAGTTGTTGCACAAAACCTTGGGAAATCAGGAAAATTTCATGCCGTTTTATGCATTGGCGCTGTG ATAAGAGGAGATACCACACATTATGATGCTGTTGCCAACTCTGCTGCATCCGGAGTACTTTCTGCTGGCATAAATTCAG GGGTTCCATGCATATTTGGTGTACTGACTTGCGAGGACATGGATCAG GCTTTGAATCGATCTGGTGGCAAAGCCGGCAATAAGGGAGCTGAAACTGCTTTGACAGCG CTTGAAATGGCGTCTCTGTTTGAGCACCACCTGAACTAG
- the LOC104793343 gene encoding 6,7-dimethyl-8-ribityllumazine synthase, chloroplastic isoform X1, whose amino-acid sequence MKSLASPPCLRLIPTAHRQLNSRQSSSACYIHGGASANKSNNLSFSSSASGFASPLVVEKELRSSFVQTAAVRHVTGSLIRGEGLRFAIVVARFNEVVTKLLLEGAIETFKKYSVREEDIEVIWVPGSFEIGVVAQNLGKSGKFHAVLCIGAVIRGDTTHYDAVANSAASGVLSAGINSGVPCIFGVLTCEDMDQALNRSGGKAGNKGAETALTALEMASLFEHHLN is encoded by the exons ATGAAGTCCTTAGCTTCGCCGCCGTGTCTCCGCCTAATACCGACGGCACACCGTCAGCTCAATTCGCGTCAATCTTCCTCCGCCTGTTATATTCACGGTGGCGCTTCTgcaaacaaatccaataacctCTCATTCTCCTCATCCGCATCCG GGTTTGCGTCACCGCTCGTTGTAGAGAAGGAACTACGCTCTTCATTCGTACAGACCGCTGCTGTTCGCCATGTTACTGGGTCTCTTATCAGAGGCGAAGGTCTTAGATTTGCCATC GTTGTAGCTCGTTTCAATGAAGTTGTGACTAAGTTGCTTTTGGAAGGAGCGATTGAGACTTTCAAGAAGTATTCAGTCAGAGAAGAAGACATCGAA GTTATTTGGGTTCCTGGCAGCTTTGAGATAGGAGTTGTTGCACAAAACCTTGGGAAATCAGGAAAATTTCATGCCGTTTTATGCATTGGCGCTGTG ATAAGAGGAGATACCACACATTATGATGCTGTTGCCAACTCTGCTGCATCCGGAGTACTTTCTGCTGGCATAAATTCAG GGGTTCCATGCATATTTGGTGTACTGACTTGCGAGGACATGGATCAG GCTTTGAATCGATCTGGTGGCAAAGCCGGCAATAAGGGAGCTGAAACTGCTTTGACAGCG CTTGAAATGGCGTCTCTGTTTGAGCACCACCTGAACTAG